TGTACGGGAGATCCCTGGTCCGAAGGGACTGCCATTCGTGGGTAACTTCTTTGAGGTCTACCCTGATCACTTGGGAAACCATCAGCGTCTGTTTGACCAGTATGGACCCATCATTCAAACTACCAATATGGGCCAGACAATCTACCACACCAATGATCCTGAGCTATCGGCCATTGCTTTTGCCGAATCTGATTTTTTTACGAAGAGAATCAACGAAACACACCCTTTACATCCGATCAAGAATCAGCAAGCCGGTGTCTTTTTAGGTGACACCGATACACCCGAATGGCGCGCGGCACACAAGTTCCTCCCACCGGCACTGGGACCGAAAGCAGTGCGCCATTACGCGCCCACTATGCAAGAGACTGTCGAGGATGCCTTCAGTGTGTTCGACGAGCTAGACGAGCGCGGCGAGGCATGGAACGTCTACCCGTACATGCTCAAGCTCGGTTCGCAGGCGGTGGGCAAGCTAGTTCTCGGTATGGACTTCAAGCATTTCTCCGCTGTGGATGCGCCAACTCACGAGCTTGTCAATCAATTTGCGGAGTTGTTGGAATTGAATAAGAAGGTGACTGCCCGTGGTAGTTGGTACGCCAAATTGCCTTTCGGTGACCCGAAACGACTACAGGATACTCGCTGTCGTATCTTTGAGATGGTAAATGAGTCAATTCAAAATGCTTCTCGCAATGGCATCGAGGATCTTCCGTTGCAGAATGCTGCATTGCAGGCTTCTAATATGATTGGTAAGTAAAAATGACGAGGAATTGGAAAGCTCGAGCTCACGGTTATATAGATTATGCGATTCGCGCCACGGATAACAAGGGCGAGAAATTGCCCAAGACAAGTCTGATGGAGGCACTAGTAGTGGCCACTGGCGCGGGTTTCACGACGACTAGCTCGCTGCTGTCGTGGCTGCTTTATTCGCTAGTCAACTATCCCGGCATGCAGGAGAGACTCCTACAGGAACTGGTTGATAACGATATTGACGCCCATACTGCAATGACAGCAGATCTAACGGATCGTCTGCCATTCCTGAACAACTTCATTAAAGAAACCCAGCGCCGTCATAACCCCTCATACCAGCCTGCGCGCACTGCCAAGGTCGACATGATTCTTCCAGGGGGATACAAACTCCCTAAAGACTCCACCATCATCCTGGCACTTCACCACATACATAACAACCCGGCGGTATGGTCTAACCCGGCACGCTTTGACCCAGATCGTTGGGACACGGAGGAAGTCAAGCATCGCCATAAGACTGCGTATATTCCCTTCGCTGCTGGACCGCGTATGTGCATTGGGTTCAGTTTTGCCTTGCAGGAGATCAAAGTGTTCTTGCCCAAGTTGTTGTACCGGTACAAGTTTACAAAAGAGAATGATGGGCCGGTGGAGTATGATCCCATGTTCCTGTTGATCCGTCCTACCAACTTGTATGTGCGGGCAGAACGACGAGTGAAATGGCCTCCCAAGACTATATAGTAGTTGAGTAGAGAGCATAGCCGTGAGAATCTGAAGAACAAAGAtgatcattttttttttgagaatCCAAAAGAGTGACAAGATAGTTCTTCAGTTCTCCCAGAAAAGCTTAGCTTCGGCCCGAAGCCCGAACCCGAGGTCGGAGATAAGAAGTGATGGCTTCAACTTGTTTCTTCCTTCTGCCATCTGACAATTTGACCATGGCGAGTCAATCGCGACCGACGCGCTACTTGGCTCATGCCCTCCAAGAGCTGGGCCTAACCACCATGTGGAGGTCGTCGCTCGACGTAAAGCTTCTCTGCGCGCAGCGTTTTGTGCGCCTCTTCGCGTATGGCGGCTCAACCTTGATTCTGGCATCGTATCTGTCGGCCTTGGGGATTTCAGATGACCGCATTGGCTTATTTATGACTCTCACACTGATTGGAGATGTGGTGATCAGCTTCTTCCTCACTCTATTTGCTGATTCTATGGGTCGCAAGGCGGTATTGTCGCTCGGGTCAATCCTGATGGCTGGCAGCGGAGTTCTTTTCGCGCTGTTCGGAAATTTTTGGATTTTACTGACGGCTGCAGTCTTTGGTGTCATAAGTCCCAggttcgttttttttttcccttgctTCTGTTTGTTCTTTAATCCAAGCTAATTTTTCTGAGTGGAAATGAGATTGGTCCGTTCCGCGCCGTGGAGGAATCCACTTTAGCTCATCTCACACCACATGAGCTTCTGAGCGATGTTTTTGCCTGGTATTCCTTGATTGGGACTGCTGGATCGGCCACAGGCATGCTTGTCTGTGGTTGGATCATAAATTCTCTTGAGTCAAACCATGGATGGGATTTCATTCCTGCTTGTCGCATCATATTCTTCGTATATGCCGGCGTTGGTGTTGTTAAGCTGATCTTCGCCCTGGGTCTGAGCGGCAAAGTCGAGGTCCAGAAAGAAGAGCCACAGGAACAGGGCTCTGAAACCCGTCCGTTGCTGGCAGAACCAGTCGACCAGGGCGTGGAGCCATCCGCAAAGAAGAAGGGGCTATTTCCGTCGATCGAGAAGGACCTGTGGTCGCTGGTTATTCGTCTCTTCATCTTATTCGGAGTGGACTCGTTTGCATCTGGATTGGCTTCATTGTGAGTGTAATCCCAAATTTTCTTGGCTTCAAAGCTAATGCCTTTAAGGTCTTGGATGACCTACTTCTTCAAGGGCAAGTTCAATCTGCCTGAAGGTGAACTCGGTACTATCTTCTTCACCACAAACATCATCTCCGCGGTATCCATGTTGGTCGCTTCGTCCCTTGCCAAACGAATTGGCAATGTCAAGGTAAATTGTTCTTCCTACTCGGTCCGCTGAGCGAGTTCTAACTTTCTGATAGACTATGGTCTTCACTCATTTGCCGTCGGCAATCTGTCTGGCCCTCATCTCCGTCCCATCTAGCCTGCCTCTGGCATTGACCTTCTTGGTTCTGAGAGCCTGCTCCCAGAACATGGATGTGGCGCCTCGCTCCGCATTCCTTGCTGTGGCTCTACCGGCAGACAAGCGCACTGCTATTATGGGCGCGGTAAATGTTGTGAAGACTACCGCCCAAAGTATGGGTCCCCTGTTGACAGGTATTTTGTCGCGCAACGGTCATTTCGGTGTTTCTTTCATTGTTGCAGGATGCTTAAAGGTGACCTATGATCTTGGCATGTTGTTCAGTTTTGCCGGTAAAGAGGCTGCTCGTCGGAAGCAGGTAGCTCAAGAGGCCGAAGAAGAGACAAGTTAGAATATTAACTTGGGAATCATGATGCACCACTCCAAGTTGTGTTCGTACTGAAAGGAAAATCGCATACATACAGAGATCCCACTTCGATGCTCTCTTAAAAAGCGGATCTGGCAAATGGAAATTCTTCAGAAATGACATTGGACTTTGAATTGATTTAGTATACACAAACGATTCCATTTCATCAAACATAAAACAATAGCGCTGATCAAATATCCACTAAAACGACTCTAAACAAAACGAACATCCCTGTTTCGCAAATTAGACATGTGCCGACGTGATAGCACTGTGTGATTTCCCCGGGCAGTGCCATTATTATGCAGCGCTACATCCAAGCGGGTATCGTTGTCGTGATGTTTGCCAGAGACGATATACGAAGTCTCATTATTCAACAACTCCATCATCTGATGAACGATCCGGTCGCTCTCCCCATGACCAGCATTATTGACCTGACCCTCCTGCACGGGCTCACGCTGGTTCTGCGGAACCTGGGTCGAACCCCAAGAATCCGAGTTCGACCCAGGAGTCTGGATATTATTGATATTCTCCACGAAAGTCTGTTTCTCCACACGTACAGGCACATCGGGCTGGACAGTAGGCGTGATCTGCTTGGTATTTGCTTCCTTGTTCTGCTTTGTTGGGATGTCCTGGCTGTGGAGAGGGCTATCGCTGTCACAAACAAGATTCACCCAGACCTGGCTATAAGCGACTAACTGGCGTGGCTCGCACTGGCTGATTTCCACGCCATTTCGTATCTCTTTGTTGATGAGGGGTGGGTCGATGCAACCCGGGACCTCGTGTACGGTAATGTTGCAGCCACTACCGCCTTCTGAGAAGGGGAGGTCGTGGTTGTGGAAGAGAAGCTCTGCATCGACGGAGATGGCGCTGACGAGGTTGTGCTCGTAGGAGGGGACGGCGAAGTTTTTGCAACTGTCGACGGTGATGTCTTGGGATGGGGTGGATTCTTGGTAGTTTTCATATGTGTCGAGTTTGCTGAATGCTTCTCCGGGGCAGTTTGGGTAGAAGTGTGTCCAGACACGAGCGAAACTTTGGGCATGGGATGTGCTTGATAGCAGGGATAAGGAGATGAGTGACCTGGTGAGCGAATGCATGGTTGATGGACTTTGATTCCCGTGGGCTTGGAAAGTTTGTGATAATTGAATTGTGTTCTGGCGACAGGTAAACAAATTAGGATGCTCATCTACTACTAGCATTTAAATAGAGACCCTATCGTCTTGATCATTCCAATATTTGCTGTACTGCGGTAATGGGATGGCGGGGAAGAATGACTGGAATGACTGTGACGCTACAAGTGAAACGCGTCTAATGGAACCTCTGCATCATAATTAGGGGCTGGCAAGTGTCCTTTAATCTAACCTTCTCTCAATCGGCTGTCTGGTCGCACATTCCAGTCCCAAAAGGCTCATTTGATGTCGATCTAAGATCATGCGTGGTATGTGGAAGTCCCCTATACATTCCAATGAATGGCTAATCCCTCTAGAAAGGCTGGCAAATGCTGGCAAACCAATGAACAATCTCCTTCTACTCGCCCATTATGCAAAAAGAAATGGCAATGTCAAAATGATTGGTGACAGTAGTGCGTGAGGTTGGCCGGTGATCATTCCGCGAGAATCTTATTGGTGACAACTTCACTTGACAGCCTCTTAATGCTACTAGGTTAAACGCTGACTGTGTCATTAACTTATAAAAAAGCTCTTATCGTTGTGAAAGATGAACTAATTTGGGTCTATAGACCCTTTACACACTCTACAAATGTGACCATCACTGAAGGAGGCCTCTCGCTAGACCTCCGAAAAGACCAAAATCCAAGTTGATTTACACACCCAGCTTAAAACCCCCAGTTGAGGTTAAAGAGAACTCCAGAAGAATCATAGTAAAGGTCAACCTCGGTGTTGCTCTTCACATTTATGGGGTTCGGATTCGAAACCCCATTAATGTTAATAGAAATAGATCTATGGTGTAACTATACTATGCAATTTTCTAGTATTGTATGGTTCTATTAGCGGCGATTTGTAAGTTTCTGCATGGCAGAAACTCCATTGTCAAATTTGGTCCAAATCGGCTGCCGTACATAGCTCTGTTTTATCATCTATTGTACGTTGTTATAGGAATTCTTTGATGTCTTTTTAGATGTCTTTCTAGATGTAGGCGAAGGCGGTAGAGATTGTGCAAGAGATCTTTTTAAATATAACCTTTGATTGCTCTACCAAATCCTCTATCCCTGCTACTCACGTTGCTCAAATTGCAGCTTATTTGTGTTAAAATTGCTTCTTATGCCGAAGAGAAAAGCCCATCTGTCGAGCCTTGTTGACCATAAACATTTGTTTTCGTGTGTATTCTGATAGGTACAGCTAGTGACAAGTAATGTCGACTGAGTCAATCTATAAGTCCACTTACAGTTCCCATGCATGCCGACTCAAGATTTGCTTCACTTCTTCTCAACAGGATGTTTCTGCAAACTCTCATACCACTGGATCATAGATCCTATCGTGAAGGCTATCGAGCCCCAAAATGTAGCGAGTGATGATTCATAATTCACGCCAGAGTGACTACTCGCTGGCCCTAGTGCAGCACAAAGAGTAAATCCAACACTGCCAATTAAATTCCAGAGTCCAATGTGCCAGCCCAGAACATGCCAAGCAGGAAGGTACCACTTTGACTGTGTCTCAAGCATGGACAAAAGTGAACTCAGAGTGAATCCCACCCCACCAAGAGTCGTGGTACCCCAGTAGAGGCCATAAATGAGCCCCTTACTCATGTGGTTAAAGATACAAGGAATGCCAACAATTGCACCAACCCAGAAGATCGTTGCACTTACAAACAAGATAAAAGAAGATAAAAAGCCAATTTCATGAAAGAAATGCGTGCGCAATTCCGACATCGACGGAATCCATCGGAATAACCTACCATCTGTCGATGAAGTGACAAAACCAGTTTTATCCCGCTGAGAGTGGGCGTTGTCACTGGCATGATAGTGATTTTCCCGGAGAAACGACTTCCGGTTCGCATGATGATGCTCACATTTCGAGGCCACCGGCCTGAGCTCATTCACCGCACGATGAGAAATCCCATCCTCGATAGTCTTCTCGAGAACGCTCTCAAGTGCCCAGCCAAAACATCCAGTATGATTGGTGttgaaagcttcaagaaGCAGCAAGACACCCCCGACTTCAAATATAGTTGCGCCGACGAAAGCCGTCCAACCGCCCGCAACGGTAATTTCACCATGAAACTCGGTCCTCTTGTTCACAAGTGGTAACCACACGAAGAACCCATTGACAATGAAGACCGCGGATCCGACAGTGAAGCTCATGGCGACTAGATATGACACGTCCCAATAAGGGACGTAGGTCACCATCTGGAGAAAGATCTGGACCACTGCTGGAATGGATCGCGTCAGTCGCGGTGCTTTCAATCCCATTTCAAGGGGTAAGGCCTCTGTATCGACGCGAACCGCATGTCGGCCCTTCCTGTTGTCGCGTGATCGCCATAGACGCTCGATTCGTGGGAATGCATGAGTGTTTTCTCGCTGTTGGGTTGGTTCGTAGAGTGCAGAAGTGGGATTTAGGAAGGGGACTGGGCCAGTGACATGCGTCTCGTCAAGTTTGAAGCCATGATGACCTAGAGGCTTACGACCGGTCTGGAAGTGTGAACGCCGCCGCATCTTTTTGGCCAGGGCGAGCCGAGGTGGGATTGCGTAGAGATGCGTCTTTGAGTTGCTAGGAACACATTTCGGGGATAACTTGACGCATAAAATTTTGGATTTTGTCGATAATTTCCCTTGAATCAATCGCGGAAGTGCATATCCTACATGAAGAGGTCGACGTCAGCACTATATAGATGTGCGGTAACTGAAAAGCGGCTTGCCTCGACCCCCAAAGTGGAAGCACCGGATCTTCCCCAAGGTTGCTTTATACGATAAGTTGGTAGTTGACTGATTTTTGTGTACATGCCCAGGGGTGTGAGAGTGTCATTGGTCTGACATTTACCATAACCTTGGAACCGGCCTATGCTTATCCCACACCGGAATATGGTTTCGCCGGCAATTTGATGCCGAAGTTTACTATCGTGGAGCTTCAAGGTTCAACTCAATTATTGCAATATCTGTCCGAACATACATATCGCATTCATTATCATTTCAACAATAGTGACAACCATTAATGCTAAACAGAAGAGATTGACATGCATAAAACCGCTTGTAATCATAAAACAGCCACCTAAAAAATCGAAAGGATTTTCCCAACTCAATTTATCAATCGTCGATTTGATATCCCTTAGAGACAGACCAAGGGCCATGGGCGTTTATTCGTGGTTATCTCGAAAAAGAGAAGTATATGCGGGAATTCAGGTCTGTCTAGACCCGTTCCCAGCACTGTCATCTACCCCATCCTCGACATGGGCAGCCCGATTGCCAGGTTCAGACCTAGTTTTGACACTAAACTCTGTTTCTGTATCAGCGCCGTCATTATCATCATGCTCATCGGCGTCCTCGGCTTCTCGTTGCAGACTTGCAGGCTTGGTTTTCTGAACCGCCTTGCCTTTATTCCGACTCCTGTCAGGCAACAACTGTTCCGCCTCACGCTTCAAGTCAGCACCAGACTCATCGCCGGCCTGCGGCATGCGGGAGCTCTGATTTATGCTCCTTCTAGCGCGAGCACGCGCACGACGTATCATCTTGTTATGGTAGTCTTCCTGTTCAAGCTCTGTATCCTCATGGAGGATGCGACGAGCTGCTTCACGTCCAACAACGGGCAGTCGGTCGACGCCATGGACTCCGTCTGGCAGCAGCTTGGGATCCAGAAGACCAATTTGAACGAGAACGCTAGCCTGGTCCCAGTATACGTGCTCGGAGTAAAGACGCCCGGCGCGTACACTGACAATGCTCACGAGGATGACCTCAACTCGCTTGTTTGTCGGTGGGACACCCGGTAGCATCCATGGAACCTCCTGTGTGTGCTCATAGCTCACATATAGCTCATCTACAATGCGATCGGTTCCTGTGGTACGCGATAGCAGTCGGAGGCGCATGGACGGGGGCAGTTTGTCTATGAAGTAGTGTTCATAGAAATGACGCAAGCCATTTTTGCCGATCCCACCGCTGATTGTCGGCGTGTAAGTGACACCAGGGGTTTTGTGTTGGACGTAGCCATCCATAGTTTTCCTGACGTTCggcgaaaaaaaatttgcCTAACAAAGCATTAGCCTGCCATCGCTCTATTGCTTTGATTGTTTTGCATCTGAAACTTACCCTCCACGTGCTGCTCGTATCGCTGCTCGTAATCCGGATCTCTGGAATACCCCTTCCGCAGAACCTTCAAAGTCCGCGACCAAGCTAGCTCCGCCGATAGACGATCGTATTCCTCTAGGTCCGTCTCCGCAAACCCGGGCATGGCATTACCATAGGTAAACGCCGGGTACGCCAGGTCCAAACGCTCCCCAGTCCCGATACCTGTGTTGATTGGCCGCGTCTGGCGGCGCTTTTTCCCCTGCAAGCCTAGTGCGACGGGCTGAACAAGTACATCGACAGTCTCGCCTGCCAAGTGCACGAGGACATGGAGCGAGAGAGGGAAACGCGATCGCGTATCAGGGATCAAGCTGGGGTAATAGGCAACCAGTGCACAGAGTCGACTGGCATTGACGGAATTGATATAATAATCGAGACAGTAGTCTGCAGCGTCGCCATAAGCTTGAAATTAGGTTGTTTATTTTGCCATTCGGAGTTGATGGAATTTAGTAACAGTCTCTTGTCCTGTACATACCAATCACGGCGTAGTTTTCGCCTACACCAAGCCCATCCTTAACAGACTGTAACCGGCGAGCGTAGTCTTTTCCTCCGCCGTTATAAGGGAGGTATAGGACGTCGAATCCTTCCTCCTGCCAATTTCTTATGGTCTCCATGTCGAAGTCTTCGGTCTCAGCTGTGACACATAGGCGCGCGTTATTGTTGCCATTATTGTAAAGGAACCCACCACTGTTCAGGCCAGGGGCACTAATTGATATGTTGGCCATTGTGCTGTTTTGGTTTTCCTTTGTGGGTTTCAAACGCATGTGGTGCATTGGTTGTTGTCGTTGCAAATAGGTTTCCTGCAAATTATCCGTGTTTGGAACTTTGAACTTCAAACAAAGAGCATTCTATGCCAAAAATCCAATTGACAATACATGCAGAGCAGGTAAAACGAGATTGGTCGTAGTTGACATTTAACGGGTTCCCCAGGACTACGTCATTGGCATCGGGCTCCCATACGTCATACCCAAGATGGGTGGAACATGGCATTTGTACATTAACTCTTGGCATCTAGGACGAACTTGATTTGTTATATTTCTACATCTTCACTCTTCTCTCTGATCTTTCAGATCCTTCTGTTGGTTTAAAAGCTGCATTCCAAGCatcattctttgattttgCATTGTGAAGGCCAGCGTTTCTTGTGTAAATTCACAAATGCGTGCCCTGTCCCTGAATACATGACCCATGGAACCATAAAAATCGTAGTGGCTTGATATATGAGTAAGCGACCTCGAAGTCTGAGCGGAGGACATTCGCACTTCATGTGGATCGCCTCTCGACAAATCAGAGATGGCTATATTTGCCATTAGAATCTACTGCTTCCCAACGGGTAGTGAATGTGGCCTATAGCCCATACTTTGTAGCAAAATCTCAGTATTGTCATAAAAATTCCCACGAAAAATGCAAATAACAAATATCGAAATGATTCGTAGCAACGTGCGAAAAAGAGAGCAAAGCTTTAGAATACTACCCATGTTGCTAGGCAAGCTGATTCTCATCGAGCACCCAGGAAAGCGCGTCTCTCAGCCATTCCTTAAAAGTCAGAGCCAGGCTCCGTCGATAATTCCACCCCCTCCGTGTTCTTCCAACAAGATATCAGCAGCAGAATATCCGCACTGTTCCTGAGGCTGTCGCCCGCCGAATATTGTTGCCAGCTACACAGTATCAGAGGCAAATAGGGATACGGTTCTCGAGCAGGATAAATATCGTGGCATTGAAACCACCTCGGTGCTGTAGCGTCAAAGGCACCCTCGAAAATCCACGTCTTGAGGCAGGAATCGTCTGTCATGGCTACTTAAGAAAGAGTGCTGTTTGGAATGGCTGTATTAGATGGCCAAGAGATCTGTGTAGATCTGTGTAGATACTAGAATGTTAGTGCATGGGCCAGGGGTTAGACGTACGATACTTTGCCAGAGTGTGTGCTATGGAGTATAAAGTAGCCAATCCGTACATAGCATTATCTATGATCGCCGAGTTGAGCTATGGATGCCATAACTTCAATTCAACTCGCAAGATACGATTTTAGGCCACATTAATTGTGATAGGATGAAATTGGGCCATAGGAGGAAAAAGCTTTCGACCTAACGAGTGGCGGCAATTCAGGCGAGGCCGGGCGAATCAGAGCGGGAAACTAGCATCTAGCTTGTTTTGAACCTGGGCCGTTTTGTTGAGCATCTGAATGTACATTGCTTTGACAACAGCTGATGTCTCCGCACTTCCGGTTGGCACGATCTTAGATCGATGTGGATCACGTATCTGCTGGTTCATTGCCTGCCTGCTGCTTGCTATCGGCGGTGTCATTATGTCCTTTGCATTCCATGAGCCCGGCTTCGACGGCTATATCCCGGGGGATTCCTTCCTCGCCCCGGCTGGCACCTTCTTACTTGTTCCTTCGTTCCAGATCGCGAATGCGTTTCCTAGATATGCGGGGTCGATTGTCGCGCTGGTGACTGGTGAATTCGATGCTTCTGCTGCTGTGTTACTCTTCCAATGGCCGTTATATGAGGCGTCCGCGGATCGCCAGCAGACGAGCTCGGGTTAGGGTGTAATGCACGGCCTACCATCGTACAGGTAGATGGCTACACCCTGGTTAATCCTGATTGCGCTGATGACTGTTCTGCTGATGATTCGCATGAACTACTTTATCACAACGATTCGCTCGCAGTATGAATACATGCTCAGATCGATCGAGGAGGCAGATAGAACAGGTGCCTTCTTCAACGTTGCACTGCCGGTACGAGGTTTTCTCTTAACGCCCGTGATTGGGTACCTACTTGATCGTCTTAGTGTGCCAATGATGCTTGGGCTGATT
The nucleotide sequence above comes from Penicillium digitatum chromosome 1, complete sequence. Encoded proteins:
- a CDS encoding Dienelactone hydrolase codes for the protein MANISISAPGLNSAETEDFDMETIRNWQEEGFDVLYLPYNGGGKDYARRLQSVKDGLGVGENYAVIAYGDAADYCLDYYINSVNASRLCALVAYYPSLIPDTRSRFPLSLHVLVHLAGETVDVLVQPVALGLQGKKRRQTRPINTGIGTGERLDLAYPAFTYGNAMPGFAETDLEEYDRLSAELAWSRTLKVLRKGYSRDPDYEQRYEQHVEGKFFFAERQENYGWLRPTQNPWYKLPPSMRLRLLSRTTGTDRIVDELYVSYEHTQEVPWMLPGVPPTNKRVEVILVSIVSVRAGRLYSEHVYWDQASVLVQIGLLDPKLLPDGVHGVDRLPVVGREAARRILHEDTELEQEDYHNKMIRRARARARRSINQSSRMPQAGDESGADLKREAEQLLPDRSRNKGKAVQKTKPASLQREAEDADEHDDNDGADTETEFSVKTRSEPGNRAAHVEDGVDDSAGNGSRQT
- a CDS encoding FAD linked oxidase, N-terminal, producing MHSLTRSLISLSLLSSTSHAQSFARVWTHFYPNCPGEAFSKLDTYENYQESTPSQDITVDSCKNFAVPSYEHNLVSAISVDAELLFHNHDLPFSEGGSGCNITVHEVPGCIDPPLINKEIRNGVEISQCEPRQLVAYSQVWVNLVCDSDSPLHSQDIPTKQNKEANTKQITPTVQPDVPVRVEKQTFVENINNIQTPGSNSDSWGSTQVPQNQREPVQEGQVNNAGHGESDRIVHQMMELLNNETSYIVSGKHHDNDTRLDVALHNNGTARGNHTVLSRRHMSNLRNRDVRFV
- a CDS encoding Integral membrane protein, which encodes MRRRSHFQTGRKPLGHHGFKLDETHVTGPVPFLNPTSALYEPTQQRENTHAFPRIERLWRSRDNRKGRHAVRVDTEALPLEMGLKAPRLTRSIPAVVQIFLQMVTYVPYWDVSYLVAMSFTVGSAVFIVNGFFVWLPLVNKRTEFHGEITVAGGWTAFVGATIFEVGGVLLLLEAFNTNHTGCFGWALESVLEKTIEDGISHRAVNELRPVASKCEHHHANRKSFLRENHYHASDNAHSQRDKTGFVTSSTDGRLFRWIPSMSELRTHFFHEIGFLSSFILFVSATIFWVGAIVGIPCIFNHMSKGLIYGLYWGTTTLGGVGFTLSSLLSMLETQSKWYLPAWHVLGWHIGLWNLIGSVGFTLCAALGPASSHSGVNYESSLATFWGSIAFTIGSMIQWYESLQKHPVEKK
- a CDS encoding Cytochrome P450 monooxygenase, putative, which codes for MASQSRPTRYLAHALQELGLTTMWRSSLDVKLLCAQRFVRLFAYGGSTLILASYLSALGISDDRIGLFMTLTLIGDVVISFFLTLFADSMGRKAVLSLGSILMAGSGVLFALFGNFWILLTAAVFGVISPSGNEIGPFRAVEESTLAHLTPHELLSDVFAWYSLIGTAGSATGMLVCGWIINSLESNHGWDFIPACRIIFFVYAGVGVVKLIFALGLSGKVEVQKEEPQEQGSETRPLLAEPVDQGVEPSAKKKGLFPSIEKDLWSLVIRLFILFGVDSFASGLASLSWMTYFFKGKFNLPEGELGTIFFTTNIISAVSMLVASSLAKRIGNVKTMVFTHLPSAICLALISVPSSLPLALTFLVLRACSQNMDVAPRSAFLAVALPADKRTAIMGAVNVVKTTAQSMGPLLTGILSRNGHFGVSFIVAGCLKVTYDLGMLFSFAGKEAARRKQVAQEAEEETS
- a CDS encoding Cytochrome P450 monooxygenase, putative, which codes for MVAKIFYLLGEAITSARPIEVETTVDYPGLQLLIAGQFAIVEPKGIGFQSEDSILFTPSEIFAHEEPIAISIDGKAVREIPGPKGLPFVGNFFEVYPDHLGNHQRLFDQYGPIIQTTNMGQTIYHTNDPELSAIAFAESDFFTKRINETHPLHPIKNQQAGVFLGDTDTPEWRAAHKFLPPALGPKAVRHYAPTMQETVEDAFSVFDELDERGEAWNVYPYMLKLGSQAVGKLVLGMDFKHFSAVDAPTHELVNQFAELLELNKKVTARGSWYAKLPFGDPKRLQDTRCRIFEMVNESIQNASRNGIEDLPLQNAALQASNMIDYAIRATDNKGEKLPKTSLMEALVVATGAGFTTTSSLLSWLLYSLVNYPGMQERLLQELVDNDIDAHTAMTADLTDRLPFLNNFIKETQRRHNPSYQPARTAKVDMILPGGYKLPKDSTIILALHHIHNNPAVWSNPARFDPDRWDTEEVKHRHKTAYIPFAAGPRMCIGFSFALQEIKVFLPKLLYRYKFTKENDGPVEYDPMFLLIRPTNLYVRAERRVKWPPKTI
- a CDS encoding Major facilitator superfamily domain, general substrate transporter, with product MYIALTTADVSALPVGTILDRCGSRICWFIACLLLAIGGVIMSFAFHEPGFDGYIPGDSFLAPAGTFLLVPSFQIANAFPRYAGSIVALVTGEFDASAAVLLFQWPLYEASADRQQTSSG